From one Trifolium pratense cultivar HEN17-A07 linkage group LG1, ARS_RC_1.1, whole genome shotgun sequence genomic stretch:
- the LOC123895417 gene encoding auxin-induced protein 15A-like, producing the protein MVLSFVGKIQKGISHFVHKRHDFSEELVAEDVREGYFAVVAMKDGEIKRFIIGLEYLSDPEFIGLLDQAQEEYGFMHKGAIAVPCQPQQLQNIIDGHR; encoded by the coding sequence ATGGTTCTTTCTTTTGTTGGGAAGATACAAAAAGGTATCTCACATTTTGTACACAAAAGGCATGATTTCAGTGAAGAGCTGGTGGCAGAGGATGTAAGGGAAGGATATTTTGCTGTTGTTGCAATGAAGGATGGAGAAATTAAAAGGTTTATCATTGGGTTAGAGTACTTGAGTGATCCTGAATTTATAGGACTACTTGATCAAGCTCAGGAAGAGTATGGTTTCATGCACAAAGGAGCTATTGCTGTCCCTTGCCAGCCTCAACAGTTACAGAACATTATAGATGGTCATAGATGA